A window of Eubacteriaceae bacterium ES3 contains these coding sequences:
- a CDS encoding uroporphyrinogen decarboxylase family protein, with protein sequence MLTKRQNLMEVIKGGNPDRFVNQYEALHLVMKTPITRIKPPVGGEAYNEWGVLLRWPEGQLGSFPVHDEEHIVIKDITKWRDYVKAPNLDYPDEAWAEAAAEAAAVDRDEYFVTVFVAPGLFEHIHYLMSMEEALMAYYEEPEAMHELIDFLVDFELRLAKEFIEHLHPDAVFHHDDWGSQINSFISPEMFEEFFVPAYKKIYGFYKENGVELIVHHSDSYAANLVPSMIEMGIDIWQGVMNTNKIPELIKEYGGKISFMGGIHSGLVDFPDWTPEIVAKYVEETCRENGKLYFIPCQTSGLPVESFPGVYQTLTNEIDRMSKEMF encoded by the coding sequence ATGTTAACTAAACGACAAAATTTAATGGAAGTTATAAAAGGCGGAAACCCTGACCGATTTGTTAATCAGTATGAAGCGCTGCATCTGGTCATGAAAACACCGATCACTAGAATTAAACCGCCAGTTGGTGGTGAAGCTTATAATGAATGGGGCGTACTGCTACGATGGCCGGAAGGACAGCTTGGCTCTTTCCCGGTTCATGATGAGGAACATATTGTCATCAAAGACATCACAAAATGGCGTGACTATGTAAAAGCACCTAATCTTGACTATCCTGATGAAGCCTGGGCAGAAGCTGCTGCAGAAGCTGCTGCGGTTGATCGCGATGAATATTTTGTCACTGTCTTTGTTGCACCCGGTCTGTTTGAACATATCCATTATTTGATGAGTATGGAAGAAGCTTTAATGGCCTACTATGAAGAACCGGAAGCGATGCATGAACTAATTGATTTCCTTGTTGATTTTGAACTTAGACTGGCAAAAGAATTTATCGAACACCTCCATCCAGATGCTGTTTTCCATCATGATGATTGGGGCAGCCAGATTAATTCCTTCATTTCTCCTGAAATGTTTGAAGAGTTCTTTGTCCCAGCTTATAAAAAGATTTATGGTTTCTATAAGGAAAACGGCGTAGAACTAATTGTTCACCACAGTGATTCTTATGCTGCCAACCTGGTCCCCTCAATGATCGAGATGGGCATTGATATCTGGCAGGGAGTCATGAATACCAATAAAATTCCCGAACTGATTAAAGAGTATGGTGGAAAGATTTCATTCATGGGTGGTATTCACTCTGGTCTGGTTGATTTCCCAGACTGGACCCCTGAAATTGTTGCAAAATATGTTGAAGAAACCTGCCGGGAAAATGGAAAACTGTATTTCATTCCTTGTCAGACTTCCGGTCTGCCGGTCGAATCCTTCCCTGGAGTTTATCAGACTCTGACCAATGAAATCGATCGAATGTCCAAAGAAATGTTCTAA
- a CDS encoding SLC13 family permease yields the protein MNKKQIVGIALGILVLLASIFLPIPEGLTEIGFRTIGLLIFFLVLLIFESLPVGIICFISLALLPLLGVTKNLASGLTGFSNTMLFFVIASFGLAEAVTSTPIVRRILYAIIKSFGKDVKTCILAIMISGTIVSSMVTDVPTVVVFMGIGSSFLKLFENEADRKKTARPLMIGIPIAIMLGGIMTPAGSGINILTIGLLQEIAGIQITFIQWMVCAIPIVIIMVPFSWWLLIKIFPPADIEHDRVQTYLESIAITEGLQTIEKKVLTIGATMLFFWILSSFVSGIDVSVVALLGCSLFFMPGINVLSWEQYVKAVSWTSFILIGTVLCIANTLVTNGVSEWFVSHVLPASLTLTVMQGVLFVSIIAFVVMLVVPVAPALIGVLSPVIVSIALTTGINPALLIITLGLCAGNCYLFPIDTIPLITYTAGYYKMMDMPKATIYMQLAFIVLCTIWLPIGGRLIGLV from the coding sequence ATGAATAAAAAACAGATTGTCGGCATCGCTCTGGGAATCCTGGTTCTGTTAGCCAGTATTTTCTTACCTATCCCTGAAGGTTTGACTGAAATCGGATTTCGGACCATCGGACTGCTGATTTTTTTCCTGGTTTTGCTTATTTTCGAATCTCTGCCGGTTGGGATTATCTGCTTTATCAGTCTAGCCCTTTTACCGCTTTTAGGGGTGACCAAGAATTTAGCCAGTGGTTTGACAGGTTTTTCCAACACCATGCTTTTCTTTGTTATCGCCTCTTTTGGCCTGGCAGAAGCAGTAACTTCAACACCAATTGTCAGGCGAATTCTATACGCCATTATCAAGAGCTTTGGCAAGGACGTAAAAACCTGTATACTGGCCATTATGATCTCCGGAACAATCGTATCTTCTATGGTTACTGATGTGCCTACGGTGGTGGTTTTTATGGGTATCGGGAGCAGTTTTTTAAAGCTTTTTGAAAACGAGGCCGACCGAAAAAAAACTGCCCGACCCTTAATGATCGGAATCCCCATTGCGATTATGCTGGGGGGAATTATGACTCCAGCAGGCAGTGGTATCAATATCCTGACCATCGGACTGCTCCAGGAGATAGCCGGTATTCAGATTACCTTTATTCAATGGATGGTTTGTGCTATCCCGATAGTCATTATCATGGTACCTTTTTCATGGTGGCTGCTGATAAAGATTTTCCCTCCCGCAGACATTGAACATGACCGCGTTCAAACCTACCTTGAAAGCATCGCCATTACTGAAGGACTACAGACGATTGAAAAAAAGGTCCTGACCATCGGTGCCACAATGCTTTTTTTCTGGATACTGAGTTCATTTGTTTCCGGTATTGACGTATCAGTTGTCGCCCTGTTGGGCTGCTCCCTATTCTTCATGCCGGGAATCAACGTTCTAAGCTGGGAGCAATATGTAAAAGCGGTCTCCTGGACTTCCTTTATTTTAATCGGTACTGTTCTATGTATCGCCAATACACTGGTTACCAACGGTGTCAGTGAATGGTTTGTCAGTCATGTCCTGCCTGCTTCTCTGACACTAACCGTGATGCAAGGTGTCCTATTTGTCTCTATAATCGCTTTTGTGGTCATGCTGGTGGTACCTGTAGCCCCGGCCCTGATTGGGGTTTTATCCCCGGTTATTGTCAGTATTGCTCTGACCACGGGCATTAATCCGGCTCTTTTAATTATCACCCTGGGGCTTTGTGCCGGGAATTGTTATCTGTTCCCCATCGATACCATTCCCCTCATAACCTACACAGCCGGTTATTACAAAATGATGGATATGCCTAAGGCAACCATTTATATGCAATTGGCCTTCATCGTCCTTTGTACCATCTGGCTGCCAATCGGCGGGCGACTGATCGGACTGGTTTAA
- a CDS encoding NADH-dependent [FeFe] hydrogenase, group A6 yields MKEVTFKINGQEMTVPEGTTVLEAARMKNIDIPTLCYLKDINEIGACRMCLVEIAGARALQASCVYPVANGIEVLTNSEKVREARRVNLELILSDHNRECTTCVRSENCELQSMAKDLGVSDVPFEGERSGHLIDNMSTSIVRDESKCILCKRCSAVCSSVQGVAVLGAVGRGFTSQVQPVFDKSLAEVGCINCGQCIVNCPVGALTEKSNIRQVWDAISDPSKMVVVQTAPAVRAALGEEFGLPMGTAVTGKMVASLKRLGFDKVFDTDFGADVTIMEEGTELLGRINNNGVLPMITSCSPGWVKYIETYYPEMIPHLSSCKSPQNMTGALLKSHYAKANGIDPKDMFVVSVMPCTAKKYEVQREELASKDGLADVDVSITTRELARMIKEARIMFTKLPDESFDEYYGESTGAAVIFGATGGVMEAAVRTLADILNDKDIQEIDYEMVRGVEGIKRATVSVTPEMDVNVLVAHGGNNIKTVMEDLKAGKLSDVSFIELMACPGGCVNGGGQPIVAPKDQIDIDIRTERAKALYNEDAQVLKYRKSHQSPSVKRIYEEFLEEPNSHVAHDILHTTYSEKPKMI; encoded by the coding sequence ATGAAAGAAGTAACATTTAAAATTAACGGTCAGGAAATGACTGTCCCGGAAGGTACAACTGTGCTGGAAGCTGCCAGAATGAAAAACATTGATATTCCAACATTGTGTTATCTCAAGGATATCAATGAAATTGGTGCTTGTAGAATGTGTCTGGTGGAAATCGCCGGTGCTAGAGCTCTGCAGGCTTCCTGCGTGTATCCAGTTGCCAATGGGATTGAGGTCCTGACTAATTCTGAAAAGGTCAGAGAAGCTCGACGTGTGAATTTGGAGCTGATTCTCTCTGACCATAACCGGGAATGTACAACCTGTGTCCGTAGCGAAAACTGTGAGTTGCAGTCCATGGCTAAAGATTTGGGCGTATCTGATGTCCCATTTGAAGGGGAACGTTCTGGACATTTAATTGATAATATGTCAACCTCTATTGTTCGGGATGAAAGCAAATGTATCCTGTGTAAACGCTGTTCAGCTGTATGTAGCAGCGTGCAGGGAGTTGCAGTTCTGGGAGCTGTAGGCCGTGGTTTTACATCACAGGTTCAACCAGTCTTCGATAAATCGCTGGCCGAGGTAGGCTGTATCAATTGTGGACAGTGTATCGTCAATTGTCCAGTTGGTGCTTTAACCGAAAAATCAAATATCCGACAGGTCTGGGACGCAATATCTGATCCTTCAAAAATGGTTGTTGTTCAGACTGCGCCAGCCGTTCGTGCTGCTCTGGGTGAAGAATTCGGACTGCCTATGGGAACTGCGGTAACAGGTAAAATGGTGGCATCACTCAAAAGACTGGGATTTGATAAAGTCTTCGATACTGATTTTGGCGCTGATGTGACAATTATGGAAGAAGGAACAGAACTATTAGGACGGATTAATAATAATGGCGTTCTGCCGATGATCACTTCCTGTTCACCTGGCTGGGTTAAATATATCGAAACCTATTATCCGGAAATGATTCCTCATCTGTCAAGCTGTAAATCGCCACAGAATATGACAGGAGCCCTGTTAAAATCGCACTATGCAAAAGCAAACGGAATTGATCCTAAAGATATGTTTGTTGTATCGGTTATGCCATGTACTGCTAAAAAATATGAAGTACAGCGTGAAGAACTGGCATCGAAAGATGGCCTGGCAGATGTTGATGTTTCAATTACTACCCGTGAACTGGCAAGAATGATTAAAGAAGCCAGAATCATGTTCACGAAATTACCAGACGAAAGTTTTGATGAATACTATGGTGAATCGACAGGTGCAGCCGTTATTTTTGGCGCAACTGGTGGTGTTATGGAAGCCGCAGTTCGAACCCTGGCTGATATTTTGAATGACAAAGATATCCAGGAAATCGATTATGAAATGGTTCGTGGCGTAGAAGGCATTAAACGGGCAACCGTTTCTGTTACACCGGAAATGGATGTTAATGTTCTGGTCGCTCACGGTGGAAATAATATTAAAACCGTTATGGAAGATTTAAAAGCCGGAAAATTATCCGATGTGTCATTTATTGAGCTGATGGCCTGTCCGGGTGGTTGTGTAAACGGTGGTGGACAACCAATTGTCGCACCTAAAGATCAAATTGATATAGATATCCGCACAGAACGGGCTAAAGCTTTATATAATGAAGATGCTCAGGTGTTAAAATATCGTAAATCGCACCAGAGCCCATCTGTTAAACGGATCTACGAAGAATTCCTGGAAGAGCCTAACAGTCATGTTGCCCATGACATTCTTCACACGACTTATTCTGAAAAACCTAAAATGATCTAA
- a CDS encoding NADH-quinone oxidoreductase subunit NuoF: MAYKRSQILICGGTGCTSSGSQVLAQELRKELVKHDILEEIEIIITGCFGLCELGPVVIVYPEGTFYSRVETSDIPEMVEEHLVKGRPLERLIYSEKGDGQHPLSINELGFFKKQKRIALANCGVINPEDIDEYIAFNGYMALEKVLGSMSPQDVIDEIKASGLRGRGGGGFPTGLKWQFAHDAVSEDGVKFVACNADEGDPGAFMDRSVLEGDPNALIEAMAIAGYAVGAEKGYVYVRAEYPIAVDRLQIAIDQAKDYGILGNNIFDSNFSFDLEIRLGAGAFVCGEETALMNSVEGKRGEPRPRPPFPANKGLFGRPTVLNNVETYANIPAIILNGSEWFASVGTEKSKGTKVFALGGKINNTGLLEIPMGTTLREIIFEIGGGIPNGKEFKAAQTGGPSGGCIPADLLDTPIDYDNLIAIGSMMGSGGLIVMDEDNCMVDVARFFLDFTQDESCGKCPPCRIGTKRMLEILERICDGKGEEGDIERLEELAVGIKSSALCGLGQTAPNPVLSTIKFFRDEYEAHIRDKKCPAGVCKHLLDFTIVPETCKGCGICAKKCPVSAISGEKKKPYTIDTEACIKCGACIEACPFGAVIKA, from the coding sequence ATGGCATATAAACGTTCTCAGATACTGATCTGCGGGGGTACTGGGTGTACTTCGTCAGGATCCCAGGTATTGGCACAGGAATTAAGAAAAGAACTGGTTAAACATGACATTCTGGAAGAAATTGAAATTATTATTACAGGATGTTTTGGATTATGTGAGCTGGGCCCAGTGGTTATTGTTTATCCCGAAGGTACTTTTTATAGTCGGGTTGAAACCAGCGACATTCCGGAAATGGTCGAAGAACACCTAGTTAAGGGACGTCCTTTAGAAAGACTGATCTATTCTGAAAAAGGTGACGGACAGCACCCGTTATCAATTAATGAACTGGGCTTTTTCAAAAAACAGAAAAGAATCGCCCTGGCTAACTGTGGTGTTATTAACCCCGAAGATATTGATGAATACATTGCTTTTAATGGATATATGGCTCTGGAAAAAGTATTGGGTTCTATGAGTCCTCAAGATGTAATCGATGAGATTAAAGCTTCCGGACTCCGAGGCCGTGGCGGCGGTGGATTCCCAACTGGTTTAAAATGGCAGTTCGCCCATGACGCAGTCTCCGAAGACGGTGTTAAATTTGTAGCCTGTAATGCCGACGAGGGTGACCCGGGTGCATTTATGGACCGTTCTGTCTTAGAAGGAGATCCTAATGCTCTAATCGAAGCGATGGCCATTGCCGGATACGCTGTAGGAGCGGAAAAAGGCTATGTTTATGTTCGTGCGGAATATCCGATTGCCGTTGATCGTCTGCAAATTGCTATTGATCAGGCTAAAGACTACGGAATCCTGGGGAACAATATTTTTGATTCAAACTTCTCTTTCGATTTAGAAATTCGATTGGGTGCCGGTGCCTTCGTTTGTGGTGAAGAAACTGCTTTAATGAATTCTGTTGAAGGTAAACGAGGTGAACCACGTCCACGTCCGCCATTCCCTGCTAATAAAGGTTTATTTGGCCGACCAACCGTTTTAAACAATGTTGAAACCTATGCTAATATACCAGCTATCATTTTAAATGGGTCAGAATGGTTTGCTTCAGTTGGTACTGAAAAATCAAAAGGAACCAAAGTATTTGCCTTAGGTGGTAAGATCAATAATACCGGTCTTCTGGAAATCCCAATGGGAACAACCCTGCGTGAGATTATTTTTGAAATCGGTGGCGGAATTCCAAATGGAAAAGAGTTTAAAGCGGCTCAAACCGGTGGTCCTTCGGGCGGATGTATTCCAGCAGATCTTTTAGACACACCAATTGATTATGATAACCTGATTGCAATTGGCTCTATGATGGGTTCCGGTGGTCTGATCGTAATGGATGAAGACAACTGTATGGTCGATGTAGCCCGCTTCTTCTTAGACTTTACTCAGGACGAATCATGTGGTAAATGTCCGCCATGTCGTATCGGAACCAAGAGAATGCTGGAGATTCTTGAACGAATCTGCGATGGTAAAGGTGAAGAAGGCGATATTGAACGGCTTGAAGAACTGGCTGTGGGGATCAAGTCATCTGCCCTTTGCGGTCTGGGACAAACAGCACCTAACCCGGTACTTTCTACCATCAAATTCTTTAGAGACGAATATGAAGCCCATATCCGTGATAAAAAATGTCCGGCTGGCGTTTGTAAACACCTGCTTGACTTTACCATTGTGCCAGAAACCTGTAAAGGCTGTGGCATCTGTGCGAAAAAATGTCCTGTTTCTGCTATCAGCGGCGAAAAGAAAAAACCGTATACCATCGATACAGAGGCTTGTATTAAGTGTGGTGCCTGTATTGAAGCCTGTCCATTTGGCGCAGTAATAAAGGCATAA
- a CDS encoding (2Fe-2S) ferredoxin domain-containing protein translates to MAKSLAELKEIREKKFNEMNLRKGKEGYRVVVGMATCGIAAGARPVMVKLMEEVAEKNLTDVTVAQTGCIGSCRLEPMVEVYNAEGEKVTYIKMTPEKVSRIVDEHLTNGKVVEEYTMTVVDGKIIEPTKKA, encoded by the coding sequence ATGGCAAAGTCATTAGCTGAATTAAAAGAAATTCGCGAAAAAAAATTCAATGAAATGAATTTAAGAAAAGGTAAAGAGGGTTATCGTGTGGTTGTTGGGATGGCAACTTGCGGAATTGCTGCCGGAGCGCGACCAGTAATGGTTAAACTGATGGAAGAAGTAGCAGAAAAAAATTTAACAGATGTAACTGTTGCTCAAACAGGTTGTATTGGTTCATGTCGTCTTGAGCCAATGGTAGAAGTGTATAATGCTGAGGGTGAAAAAGTTACTTATATAAAAATGACACCGGAAAAAGTCAGCCGTATTGTAGATGAACACCTGACAAACGGAAAAGTTGTTGAAGAATACACCATGACGGTAGTAGACGGCAAAATCATTGAACCCACTAAGAAAGCTTAG
- a CDS encoding ATP-binding protein has product MKELSLHLLDITQNSVRAQASLIKLTINEAVKKNLLSMEIEDNGKGIPSDRLAVITDPFVTSRTTRRVGLGLSMFEAAAKQCGGEFEIQSREGLGTTVSASFIYDHIDRVPLGNMADTIVTMVMSFGAADLLYQHIYNENIFVFDTREIRAALEVVSLNEIEILEWIRENVAEGLEEIMEG; this is encoded by the coding sequence ATGAAAGAACTTTCGCTTCATTTGCTGGATATCACACAAAATTCTGTTCGAGCTCAGGCCAGCCTGATTAAATTAACAATCAACGAAGCCGTAAAAAAAAATCTTCTTTCAATGGAAATAGAAGATAACGGAAAAGGGATTCCCAGTGACAGGCTGGCAGTTATTACCGATCCTTTTGTTACCAGCAGAACCACCAGACGGGTGGGACTGGGGCTTTCGATGTTTGAAGCAGCGGCAAAACAATGCGGAGGAGAATTTGAGATCCAGTCACGGGAAGGCTTGGGAACTACGGTTTCAGCCAGCTTTATCTACGATCATATTGATCGTGTACCCCTGGGGAATATGGCGGATACCATTGTGACCATGGTGATGTCATTTGGAGCGGCAGATCTGTTATACCAACATATTTATAATGAAAATATTTTCGTTTTTGACACTCGGGAAATAAGAGCTGCGCTAGAAGTAGTGAGCCTTAATGAGATTGAAATTCTTGAGTGGATTAGGGAAAATGTGGCTGAAGGCCTGGAAGAAATAATGGAGGGATAA
- the nuoE gene encoding NADH-quinone oxidoreductase subunit NuoE, with protein MADYVPVENLDVVKEIVAAQKDVPGCLMGILQETQEKYGYLPLELQSTIADELKIPLTEVYGVATFYSQFTLKPKGKYKIGVCLGTACYVRGSQDILDKVNGQLGINTGDTTEDGKFSVDATRCVGACGLAPVMMINEEVYGRLVANDVADILAKY; from the coding sequence TTGGCTGATTATGTACCAGTTGAAAACTTGGATGTGGTGAAAGAAATCGTCGCGGCGCAGAAAGATGTACCGGGATGTCTGATGGGAATCCTGCAGGAAACCCAGGAAAAGTATGGTTATTTACCACTGGAACTTCAGAGCACCATTGCTGATGAACTAAAGATTCCATTAACAGAGGTCTACGGAGTAGCAACTTTTTACTCTCAGTTCACCTTAAAACCAAAAGGAAAATACAAAATTGGGGTTTGCCTGGGAACGGCCTGCTATGTCCGTGGTTCACAGGATATTCTGGATAAGGTCAATGGCCAGTTGGGGATTAACACTGGTGATACTACCGAAGACGGTAAATTTTCAGTGGATGCAACTCGCTGTGTAGGTGCTTGTGGTCTGGCTCCGGTTATGATGATTAATGAAGAAGTTTACGGCCGTCTGGTTGCAAACGACGTGGCTGATATATTGGCAAAATATTAA
- a CDS encoding PHP domain-containing protein, whose product MEKIAVDLHIHSCLSPCGEEEMTPNNIVNMAILKELDYIAVTDHNSAKNLPAVAEVIEVLNQGICLLPGIEVTTKEEAHVLAYFKNVSDALEFGDLLYSHLPDIKNDKAIFGPQLILDNNDQVIGEVDKLLISATDLGIDELYDLVSGFGGVIVPAHIDRKSYSIVASLGFVPPELPIKTLEVSRHSEIETVKKSFRFFKPYQFIKASDAHQLMDIAEREFFIELPDLQRETLISFLGENDSRQI is encoded by the coding sequence ATGGAAAAGATTGCCGTCGATCTTCATATTCATTCCTGTCTCTCGCCTTGTGGCGAGGAGGAGATGACACCAAATAATATTGTCAATATGGCAATTCTAAAAGAACTGGACTATATTGCAGTGACTGATCACAATTCAGCAAAGAATCTACCGGCGGTGGCTGAAGTGATTGAAGTGCTTAATCAGGGGATTTGTCTGTTGCCCGGGATTGAAGTAACGACCAAAGAGGAAGCCCATGTATTAGCTTATTTCAAGAACGTTTCTGATGCACTGGAGTTTGGAGACTTGCTTTACAGCCACCTGCCGGACATTAAGAATGATAAAGCTATCTTTGGGCCCCAACTGATTTTGGACAATAACGATCAGGTGATCGGGGAAGTAGACAAACTGTTGATTTCAGCGACTGATTTAGGGATTGATGAACTTTATGATTTGGTTTCCGGTTTTGGCGGAGTTATTGTACCGGCCCATATCGATCGAAAATCTTACAGTATTGTAGCATCTCTTGGCTTTGTTCCGCCTGAGTTACCAATTAAGACGCTGGAAGTTTCCAGACACAGCGAAATTGAAACTGTGAAAAAAAGTTTTCGCTTTTTTAAACCCTATCAGTTTATTAAAGCCTCAGATGCTCACCAGCTGATGGATATCGCTGAAAGGGAGTTTTTTATTGAACTGCCTGACCTGCAGCGGGAAACCTTGATTTCTTTTCTGGGAGAAAATGACAGCAGACAAATCTGA
- a CDS encoding AraC family transcriptional regulator — MKVSDLCKKSEFTCLNPEVGLEGEIKEGYTGDLLSWVMANAKASSAWVTIQTHVNIVAVATLLEMACIIIPEGAEIEDSALERAILEDVPIVTTELNAYEVCRVLAKAGI; from the coding sequence ATGAAAGTAAGTGACTTGTGTAAAAAGAGTGAATTCACCTGCCTGAATCCGGAAGTTGGTTTGGAAGGCGAAATTAAAGAAGGCTATACCGGAGATCTTTTAAGCTGGGTGATGGCGAATGCCAAAGCCAGCTCAGCCTGGGTGACTATTCAAACCCATGTCAATATTGTAGCGGTGGCAACCTTATTGGAAATGGCTTGTATTATAATCCCGGAAGGTGCAGAAATTGAGGATTCTGCATTGGAACGGGCTATCCTGGAGGATGTGCCGATCGTAACAACTGAATTAAATGCCTATGAGGTCTGTCGGGTTCTGGCGAAAGCCGGCATCTAA
- a CDS encoding [Fe-Fe] hydrogenase large subunit C-terminal domain-containing protein has protein sequence MEKLLHSVYLDSDKCLGCTTCLRNCPTGAIRVRDGKAIIIESKCIDCGECIRVCPHHAKLAKTDPLAKISQFKYKVAIPAPSILGQFKPKYSIVEVLSAIKALGFDEVVEVAYGAEVVGRALKYEFHAKRYPKPLISSACPAVVKLIQVRFPELTDNICRLKSPMALTARLVRKRLRDQKGFKNGEVGVFFITPCAAKATMVNNPASSEYDSYGHIDGAIAMKDIFADLHKQLGHCQLDEGIVNSTAEGFSWALSGGESKYLKNKNILHVDGIQNVINVLEEIECGKLESIEFFEGLACIGGCVGGCLTVENNYVAKMYMEERVKQLSETSIVHMSEEYVKEIYNSGMMHIKERILPRSPEPLDHDINKAIEKMKKIEEIEERLPRLDCGSCGAPGCRALAEDIVIGKAREIDCVFVLKDRLLELSQLTNELLQLAQPTGKNNEEKGEAKNESK, from the coding sequence ATGGAAAAGCTTTTGCATTCCGTTTACCTCGACTCGGATAAATGTTTGGGGTGTACAACCTGTTTGAGGAATTGTCCCACCGGAGCCATCCGAGTTCGGGACGGAAAAGCGATTATAATTGAATCAAAGTGTATCGATTGTGGAGAGTGTATTCGGGTATGTCCCCACCACGCAAAATTGGCAAAAACTGACCCGCTGGCAAAAATTTCCCAATTCAAATACAAGGTAGCCATTCCGGCGCCTTCGATTTTGGGACAGTTTAAACCCAAATATTCTATTGTTGAAGTGCTTTCGGCGATTAAAGCTCTGGGCTTTGACGAAGTGGTGGAAGTCGCTTATGGTGCTGAAGTAGTGGGACGGGCACTCAAATATGAGTTTCATGCCAAACGTTATCCAAAACCACTTATATCATCGGCCTGTCCGGCAGTAGTTAAACTGATTCAGGTTCGGTTTCCTGAACTGACTGATAATATCTGTCGTTTAAAATCTCCAATGGCTCTGACGGCAAGGCTGGTGAGAAAACGACTGAGGGATCAGAAAGGCTTTAAAAACGGGGAAGTGGGTGTGTTTTTTATTACACCCTGCGCAGCCAAGGCGACGATGGTCAATAATCCTGCTTCCAGTGAATATGATTCTTATGGACATATCGATGGAGCTATTGCCATGAAAGATATTTTTGCCGATCTCCATAAGCAACTGGGCCACTGCCAACTGGATGAAGGGATTGTCAATTCTACTGCCGAAGGGTTTTCCTGGGCCTTGAGTGGCGGGGAGAGCAAATACCTGAAAAATAAAAATATTCTCCATGTCGATGGGATTCAAAATGTTATCAATGTGTTGGAGGAAATTGAATGTGGAAAACTGGAGTCAATTGAGTTTTTCGAAGGCCTGGCCTGTATCGGCGGTTGTGTGGGTGGCTGCTTAACCGTTGAAAACAATTATGTGGCAAAAATGTACATGGAAGAGCGGGTTAAGCAATTAAGTGAAACTTCTATCGTACATATGTCAGAGGAGTATGTTAAGGAAATCTATAATTCGGGGATGATGCATATTAAGGAGCGAATTCTCCCGCGCAGTCCCGAACCCTTGGATCACGACATCAATAAAGCCATCGAAAAAATGAAAAAGATCGAAGAGATCGAAGAACGGCTGCCACGGTTGGACTGTGGGTCCTGCGGGGCACCGGGCTGCCGGGCCCTGGCTGAAGATATTGTCATCGGCAAGGCCCGGGAAATAGATTGTGTCTTTGTTTTGAAAGACCGGTTGCTGGAACTTTCGCAGCTGACCAATGAGTTGTTGCAGTTGGCCCAACCAACCGGAAAGAATAATGAGGAAAAGGGAGAAGCTAAGAATGAAAGTAAGTGA
- a CDS encoding ATP-binding protein produces the protein MSYELKFEVMRGDFESAGQASRKIKKTLQQLGINNKTIRKVSIAGYEGEMNLAIHSDGGTICLTVLEGELLLIIEDNGPGIPDISLAMQEGYSTAGDEAREMGFGAGMGLPNMRNNSDAFEITSEPGVGTRIEMHFKTT, from the coding sequence ATGAGTTATGAATTGAAATTTGAAGTAATGCGGGGCGATTTCGAATCGGCCGGCCAGGCTTCCCGAAAAATTAAAAAAACCCTGCAACAGTTGGGGATCAATAATAAGACAATTCGAAAAGTGTCGATAGCCGGCTATGAAGGTGAGATGAATCTGGCCATTCATTCCGATGGCGGGACCATTTGTTTAACGGTTTTAGAGGGTGAACTGCTCTTGATTATTGAAGATAACGGTCCCGGGATTCCAGATATTTCCCTTGCTATGCAGGAAGGCTACTCTACGGCTGGTGATGAAGCTCGGGAAATGGGATTTGGGGCCGGGATGGGGCTTCCCAATATGCGTAATAATTCTGACGCCTTCGAGATCACATCTGAGCCAGGTGTGGGCACTCGAATTGAAATGCATTTTAAAACTACATAG